Proteins from a genomic interval of Betta splendens chromosome 10, fBetSpl5.4, whole genome shotgun sequence:
- the inppl1b gene encoding inositol polyphosphate phosphatase-like 1b isoform X1 — protein sequence MATAAWYHRDISRVHAEDLLARAGRDGSYLVRDSESVPGAYALCLLFQRHVHTYRILPDSDGLLAVQTSQGVQVNCFRTLEDLVLGYQHPHKGLVTPLLFPVPRDTDTGDESSDDEKPPPPSAPLTTVSVMGTPAKPAPHVLFLDKLQELNTSNTAGEVIALLNDYLFSELPLDIENVHKGATNLCFLKRTLSTACQGLNSEIDLTLSSLETLAKVFDHPSCSLPHTKSQGPDMDIDTLLCKISALVSLLSSLERKVLKALQDAVTNHNLAVQPNPPPPEPTPVSITPAKNLVRQIPVHSFQVKIVRYGRQTVSVDVDTGALLFDRKAGLLGIETISHDRILQIVKFQSSPAKVQMIVDSHHNPPRELIFESARKRDAFCQLLQLMKTRHSHLREPDVVSVFVGTWNMGSSPPPRSLQSWVTCCGLGHTPDESVALIPHDIYALGTQENPQGEKEWTEHIKATLRSCTQIDFKQVAVQSLWNMRLAVFVKPEHESRISHVNTASVKTGLGNTLGNKGAVGISLFLNGTSFGFVNCHLTSGSEKVLRRNQNFVDILRLLSLGDKLSVFDISLRFTHLFWCGDLNYRLDLDVQDILKHVSKREFEELMCADQLTRERHKRKAFLSFKEEKITFPPTYRYERGSRDCYLWQKYKTSGVRVNVPSWCDRILWKSYPEAHIVCTAYGCTDDIFTSDHSPVFATFQVGVTSQLSSKTDTNPSMEKAWIELEGVEAIVKTASKAKFITEFHSSCLEETRRSSENDSQSCDVPGFLKLGWSFKQLPKLLPVVSDMEYLRDQHLLLSVKSCDGFESYGECCVALHSLTGAPGQFETFLSHRGEEIGSIRGRVRIHVPKEKRATREKIYEWFCLDKDENGPGRGHVPPAASRVPINRSSAAPSKQTPSSYTNPAYFIFEGISVAHKVEEPPPQRTDPQLIWSGNEALQLPKISGRPGFDRRPCRRSDFTEIEIPALLPQYTSTNDLHTPQINSSYQLFPAKTPSPVPPRSTNVLLKYQEQTSQPRDKTQAKKAVQDSILPENNLASLYMNHSAIIREKTKRDQHHLTEKALPVHTAKTPLPLPYSSKHLALSQAAVPWIVTPSVQPSGRTGDNSLTALQIAKSLSEVDFFPTEQRGPSVPSHRQNYRNGPTLHGDRGWMKEACVLRGAPETVRELLSALGLQKYTLGLSLNGWDDLDYFSGITEEDLLAAGVSNASHRRMILENLPKNWN from the exons atggcaacggcggcATGGTACCATCGTGACATCAGCCGTGTGCACGCGGAGGACTTGCTGGCGCGGGCGGGGAGGGATGGCAGCTATCTAGTGAGAGACAGTGAATCTGTGCCAGGAGCCTATGCGTTGTGCCTGCT ATTCCAGCGTCACGTTCACACCTACCGCATCCTTCCTGACTCGGACGGCCTTCTAGCTGTTCAG ACATCGCAGGGGGTGCAGGTGAACTGTTTCAGGACACTGGAGGACTTGGTCCTGGGGTACCAGCATCCCCACAAAGGCCTGGTCACTCCTCTGCTCTTTCCCGTTCCCCGTGACACGGACACTGGAGACGAGAGCTCAG ACGATGAGAagccacctccaccttcagcgCCTCTCACCACCGTGTCTGTTATGGGAACACCAGCGAAGCCCGCCCCTCATGTGCTATTCCTGGAtaagctgcaggagctgaacacATCCAA TACGGCAGGTGAGGTGATCGCTCTGCTCAATGACTACCTCTTCAGTGAACTGCCTCTTGACATTGAGAATGTGCATAAGGGGGCAACAAACCTTTGCTTCCTGAAGCGCACTCTGAGCACTGCCTGCCAAGGCCTAAACAG TGAGATTGATCTAACTCTATCAAGTCTGGAAACCCTGGCTAAGGTCTTTGACCATCCCAGCTGCTCTTTACCACACACCAagtcacag GGTCCCGACATGGATATAGACACCTTGTTGTGTAAGATTTCAGCGTTGGTCagtctcctctcctcactggAAAGAAAG GTTCTAAAAGCGCTACAGGATGCAGTCACCAATCACAATCTGGCAGTGCAACCCAACCCACCACCTCCTGAGCCCACACCCGTCAGTATAACGCCTGCAAAGAACCTCGTCAGACAGATACCGGTCCACTCCTTTCAG GTGAAGATAGTGAGGTATGGCCGACAGACTGTTTCTGTTGATGTCGACACAGGAGCGCTGCTTTTTGACAGGAAAGCTGGTTTACTTGGAATAGAGACTATATCACACGACAGAA TACTTCAGATTGTCAAGTTTCAGAGCAGCCCGGCCAAGGTGCAGATGATAGTCGACAGCCACCACAACCCACCACGCGAGTTAATATTTGAGAGTGCGCGG AAGCGTGACGCTTTCTGCCAACTTCTGCAGCTGATGAAAACCAGGCACTCTCACCTACGAGAACCCGACGTGGTCTCTGTGTTCGTTGGCACCTGGAATATGG GTAGCTCGCCTCCACCTCGCAGCCTGCAGTCATGGGTGACCTGCTGTGGGCTGGGACACACCCCTGATGAATCAGTTGCATTGATCCCTCACGACATCTATGCTTTGGGCACTCAGGAGAACCCCCAGGGGGAGAAAGAGTGGACAGAACACATCAAAGCAACCCTTCGCAGCTGTACTCAAATCGACTTCAAACAA GTGGCAGTACAGTCCCTCTGGAACATGAggctggctgtgtttgtgaagccGGAGCATGAGAGTCGCATCAGCCATGTGAACACAGCCAGCGTGAAGACTGGCTTGGGGAACACACTGG GAAACAAGGGGGCTGTTGGTATCTCATTATTCCTTAACGGGACATCTTTTGGGTTTGTTAACTGCCATCTGACTTCTGGAAGTGAGAAAGTCCTGAG GAGGAACCAGAACTTTGTGGACATTCTCAGATTACTTTCTCTGGGAGACAAACTCAGTGTTTTTGACATCAGCCTGCGCTTCACTCACCTCTTCTGGTGTGGAGATCTCAACTACAGACTCGATCTAGACGTACAG GACATCCTGAAACATGTGTCTAAACGGGAATTTGAGGAGCTGATGTGTGCAGACCAACTAAccagagagagacacaagaGAAAAGCCTTTCTGAGCTTCA AGGAAGAGAAGATCACCTTTCCACCCACCTACCGGTATGAACGGGGCTCCAGAGACTGCTACCTATGGCAGAAGTACAAGACCTCAGGC GTACGAGTCAATGTTCCATCTTGGTGTGACAGGATCCTGTGGAAGTCCTACCCAGAAGCGCACATTGTCTGCACCGCGTACG GCTGCACAGACGACATCTTCACAAGTGATCACTCACCTGTTTTTGCCACGTTCCAAGTGGGAGTGacatcacagctcagctcaaaAACAG ATACAAATCCCAGCATGGAAAAAGCCTGGATAGAGCTGGAAGGCGTGGAGGCTATTGTGAAGACAGCAAGCAAGGCAAAGTTCATTACTGAATTTCACTCCTCTTGCCTTGAAG AGACACGACGTTCGAGTGAGAATGACTCTCAGAGCTGTGATGTTCCTGGATTTCTCAAACTAGGATGGTCCTTTAAACAACTGCCGAAG CTTCTTCCAGTCGTGTCTGACATGGAGTATCTGCGGGATCAGCATCTGCTTTTATCTGTCAAGTCATGTGATGGCTTCGAGTCATACG GTGAATGCTGCGTGGCTCTGCACTCGCTCACTGGTGCTCCGGGGCAGTTTGAGACATTCTTGAGTCACAGAGGCGAAGAGATAGGCTCCATTAGAGGCCGGGTCAGAATCCATGTGCCCAAAGAGAAACGAGCCACACGGGAGAAGATATACG AGTGGTTCTGTTTGGACAAAGACGAAAACGGTCCTGGGAGAGGACACgtgcctcctgcagcttcacgtGTCCCGATAAACAG GTCCTCTGCAGCACCTTCCAAACAAACTCCGAGCAGCTACACTAACCCTGCCTACTTCATCTTTGAAGGCATATCTGTGGCACATAAGGTAGAGGAGCCCCCCCCTCAGCGGACGGACCCTCAACTGATCTGGTCTGGTAACGAGGCCTTGCAGCTCCCAAAAATCTCGGGGCGCCCAGGCTTTGACAGGAGACCCTGCCGTAGATCAGACTTTACAGAGATTGAAATCCCAGCCCTTCTGCCCCAGTACACATCAACTAATGACCTTCACACTCCCCAAATAAACTCCTCCTATCAGCTTTTCCCAGCTAAAACCCCCTCTCCCGTTCCTCCACGCTCAACAAATGTCCTTCTGAAGTACCAGGAACAGACATCGCAGCCAAGAGACAAAACCCAGGCCAAAAAGGCTGTTCAGGACTCTATTCTGCCAGAGAATAACCTGGCCAGCCTGTATATGAATCACTCCGCAATCATCAGGGAAAAAACCAAAAGGGATCAACATCATCTCACAGAAAAGGCCCTTCCTGTCCACACAGCCAAGACACCACTGCCTTTGCCCTACTCCTCCAAGCACCTGGCACTCTCGCAGGCCGCCGTTCCCTGGATAGTGACTCCGTCAGTGCAGCCGTCTGGACGCACGGGAGACAACTCCCTCACTGCTTTGCAAATTGCCAAGTCCCTCAGCGAAGTTGACTTCTTccccacagagcagagaggccCATCAGTACCCAGCCACAGACAAAACTATAGAAACGGGCCGACCCTGCATGGAGACAGAGGCTGGATGAAGGAG GCGTGTGTCCTCCGAGGTGCACCAGAGACTGTACGCGAGCTGCTGAGCGCTCTGGGCCTCCAGAAATACACCCTGGGACTTAGCCTCAATGGTTGGGATGATCTGGATTACTTTAG CGGCATCACTGAGGAGGATCTACTCGCTGCAGGAGTCTCAAATGCTTCACACAGACGCATGATCCTCGAGAACCTGCCAAAAAACTGGAACTGA
- the p2ry4 gene encoding P2Y purinoceptor 4, whose amino-acid sequence MDPFPNASAPLASVFNASCRFDEEFKYILLPVSYSLVCVLGVALNATALWVFVRTRPWKPAAVFMFHLALSDLLYVLSLPTLIYYYANRSHWPFGVAACKAVRFLFYANLYCSILFLTCISVHRYLGICHPIRTLALVKPRHAHMAAGAVWAVVTACLVPNLVFVTTSRRDNDTLCHDTTSQEAFDQYVDYSSVVMVLLFGVPFLVIVACYCLMARALCRPRRGLPAGQQGAASRQKSVKLIVVVLVVFAVSFVPFHVTRTLYYASRVLDLSCQSLNVVNFAYKITRPLASVNSCIDPVLYFLAGDRYRAQMRSVLAKRRQATTSQTPLSNNQGIAMVYKNSQAGAEPDK is encoded by the coding sequence ATGGACCCGTTCCCCAACGCCTCGGCGCCGCTCGCCTCCGTCTTCAACGCCAGCTGCCGCTTCGACGAGGAGTTCAAGTACATCCTGCTGCCCGTGTCCTACAGCCTGGTGTGCGTGTTGGGCGTGGCGCTCAACGCCACGGCGCTGTGGGTGTTCGTGCGGACGCGCCCGTGGAAGCCCGCCGCCGTCTTCATGTTCCACCTCGCCCTCTCCGACCTCCTCTACGTCCTCTCGCTGCCCACGCTCATCTACTACTACGCCAACCGCAGCCACTGGCCGTTCGGCGTGGCCGCGTGCAAGGCCGTGCGCTTCCTCTTCTACGCCAACCTCTACTgcagcatcctcttcctcacctgcaTCAGCGTGCACCGCTACCTGGGCATCTGCCACCCCATCCGGACGCTGGCGCTGGTCAAGCCCCGCCACGCCCACATGGCGGCCGGCGCCGTGTGGGCCGTGGTGACCGCGTGCCTCGTGCCCAACCTGGTCTTCGTCACCACCTCGCGGCGCGACAACGACACCCTGTGCCACGACACCACCAGCCAGGAGGCCTTCGACCAGTACGTGGACTACAGCTCCGTGGTCATGGTGCTGCTGTTCGGCGTCCCCTTCCTGGTCATCGTGGCGTGCTACTGCCTGATGGCGCGGGCCCTGTGCCGGCCCCGCCGCGGCCTGCCCGCCGGCCAGCAGGGCGCCGCCTCGCGCCAGAAGTCCGTCAAGCTCAtcgtggtggtgctggtggtgttcGCCGTGAGCTTCGTGCCGTTCCACGTCACCCGGACGCTCTACTACGCCTCCCGCGTGCTGGACCTCAGCTGCCAGTCCCTCAACGTCGTCAACTTCGCCTATAAGATCACCAGGCCGCTGGCGAGCGTCAACAGCTGCATCGACCCGGTGCTGTACTTCCTGGCTGGGGATCGCTACCGCGCTCAGATGAGGTCCGTCCTGGCGAAGAGGAGACAGGCGACGACCAGCCAGACGCCCCTGAGCAACAACCAGGGCATCGCTATGGTCTATAAGAACTCCCAGGCCGGGGCAGAACCTGACAAATAG
- the inppl1b gene encoding inositol polyphosphate phosphatase-like 1b isoform X2 gives MGTPAKPAPHVLFLDKLQELNTSNTAGEVIALLNDYLFSELPLDIENVHKGATNLCFLKRTLSTACQGLNSEIDLTLSSLETLAKVFDHPSCSLPHTKSQGPDMDIDTLLCKISALVSLLSSLERKVLKALQDAVTNHNLAVQPNPPPPEPTPVSITPAKNLVRQIPVHSFQVKIVRYGRQTVSVDVDTGALLFDRKAGLLGIETISHDRILQIVKFQSSPAKVQMIVDSHHNPPRELIFESARKRDAFCQLLQLMKTRHSHLREPDVVSVFVGTWNMGSSPPPRSLQSWVTCCGLGHTPDESVALIPHDIYALGTQENPQGEKEWTEHIKATLRSCTQIDFKQVAVQSLWNMRLAVFVKPEHESRISHVNTASVKTGLGNTLGNKGAVGISLFLNGTSFGFVNCHLTSGSEKVLRRNQNFVDILRLLSLGDKLSVFDISLRFTHLFWCGDLNYRLDLDVQDILKHVSKREFEELMCADQLTRERHKRKAFLSFKEEKITFPPTYRYERGSRDCYLWQKYKTSGVRVNVPSWCDRILWKSYPEAHIVCTAYGCTDDIFTSDHSPVFATFQVGVTSQLSSKTDTNPSMEKAWIELEGVEAIVKTASKAKFITEFHSSCLEETRRSSENDSQSCDVPGFLKLGWSFKQLPKLLPVVSDMEYLRDQHLLLSVKSCDGFESYGECCVALHSLTGAPGQFETFLSHRGEEIGSIRGRVRIHVPKEKRATREKIYEWFCLDKDENGPGRGHVPPAASRVPINRSSAAPSKQTPSSYTNPAYFIFEGISVAHKVEEPPPQRTDPQLIWSGNEALQLPKISGRPGFDRRPCRRSDFTEIEIPALLPQYTSTNDLHTPQINSSYQLFPAKTPSPVPPRSTNVLLKYQEQTSQPRDKTQAKKAVQDSILPENNLASLYMNHSAIIREKTKRDQHHLTEKALPVHTAKTPLPLPYSSKHLALSQAAVPWIVTPSVQPSGRTGDNSLTALQIAKSLSEVDFFPTEQRGPSVPSHRQNYRNGPTLHGDRGWMKEACVLRGAPETVRELLSALGLQKYTLGLSLNGWDDLDYFSGITEEDLLAAGVSNASHRRMILENLPKNWN, from the exons ATGGGAACACCAGCGAAGCCCGCCCCTCATGTGCTATTCCTGGAtaagctgcaggagctgaacacATCCAA TACGGCAGGTGAGGTGATCGCTCTGCTCAATGACTACCTCTTCAGTGAACTGCCTCTTGACATTGAGAATGTGCATAAGGGGGCAACAAACCTTTGCTTCCTGAAGCGCACTCTGAGCACTGCCTGCCAAGGCCTAAACAG TGAGATTGATCTAACTCTATCAAGTCTGGAAACCCTGGCTAAGGTCTTTGACCATCCCAGCTGCTCTTTACCACACACCAagtcacag GGTCCCGACATGGATATAGACACCTTGTTGTGTAAGATTTCAGCGTTGGTCagtctcctctcctcactggAAAGAAAG GTTCTAAAAGCGCTACAGGATGCAGTCACCAATCACAATCTGGCAGTGCAACCCAACCCACCACCTCCTGAGCCCACACCCGTCAGTATAACGCCTGCAAAGAACCTCGTCAGACAGATACCGGTCCACTCCTTTCAG GTGAAGATAGTGAGGTATGGCCGACAGACTGTTTCTGTTGATGTCGACACAGGAGCGCTGCTTTTTGACAGGAAAGCTGGTTTACTTGGAATAGAGACTATATCACACGACAGAA TACTTCAGATTGTCAAGTTTCAGAGCAGCCCGGCCAAGGTGCAGATGATAGTCGACAGCCACCACAACCCACCACGCGAGTTAATATTTGAGAGTGCGCGG AAGCGTGACGCTTTCTGCCAACTTCTGCAGCTGATGAAAACCAGGCACTCTCACCTACGAGAACCCGACGTGGTCTCTGTGTTCGTTGGCACCTGGAATATGG GTAGCTCGCCTCCACCTCGCAGCCTGCAGTCATGGGTGACCTGCTGTGGGCTGGGACACACCCCTGATGAATCAGTTGCATTGATCCCTCACGACATCTATGCTTTGGGCACTCAGGAGAACCCCCAGGGGGAGAAAGAGTGGACAGAACACATCAAAGCAACCCTTCGCAGCTGTACTCAAATCGACTTCAAACAA GTGGCAGTACAGTCCCTCTGGAACATGAggctggctgtgtttgtgaagccGGAGCATGAGAGTCGCATCAGCCATGTGAACACAGCCAGCGTGAAGACTGGCTTGGGGAACACACTGG GAAACAAGGGGGCTGTTGGTATCTCATTATTCCTTAACGGGACATCTTTTGGGTTTGTTAACTGCCATCTGACTTCTGGAAGTGAGAAAGTCCTGAG GAGGAACCAGAACTTTGTGGACATTCTCAGATTACTTTCTCTGGGAGACAAACTCAGTGTTTTTGACATCAGCCTGCGCTTCACTCACCTCTTCTGGTGTGGAGATCTCAACTACAGACTCGATCTAGACGTACAG GACATCCTGAAACATGTGTCTAAACGGGAATTTGAGGAGCTGATGTGTGCAGACCAACTAAccagagagagacacaagaGAAAAGCCTTTCTGAGCTTCA AGGAAGAGAAGATCACCTTTCCACCCACCTACCGGTATGAACGGGGCTCCAGAGACTGCTACCTATGGCAGAAGTACAAGACCTCAGGC GTACGAGTCAATGTTCCATCTTGGTGTGACAGGATCCTGTGGAAGTCCTACCCAGAAGCGCACATTGTCTGCACCGCGTACG GCTGCACAGACGACATCTTCACAAGTGATCACTCACCTGTTTTTGCCACGTTCCAAGTGGGAGTGacatcacagctcagctcaaaAACAG ATACAAATCCCAGCATGGAAAAAGCCTGGATAGAGCTGGAAGGCGTGGAGGCTATTGTGAAGACAGCAAGCAAGGCAAAGTTCATTACTGAATTTCACTCCTCTTGCCTTGAAG AGACACGACGTTCGAGTGAGAATGACTCTCAGAGCTGTGATGTTCCTGGATTTCTCAAACTAGGATGGTCCTTTAAACAACTGCCGAAG CTTCTTCCAGTCGTGTCTGACATGGAGTATCTGCGGGATCAGCATCTGCTTTTATCTGTCAAGTCATGTGATGGCTTCGAGTCATACG GTGAATGCTGCGTGGCTCTGCACTCGCTCACTGGTGCTCCGGGGCAGTTTGAGACATTCTTGAGTCACAGAGGCGAAGAGATAGGCTCCATTAGAGGCCGGGTCAGAATCCATGTGCCCAAAGAGAAACGAGCCACACGGGAGAAGATATACG AGTGGTTCTGTTTGGACAAAGACGAAAACGGTCCTGGGAGAGGACACgtgcctcctgcagcttcacgtGTCCCGATAAACAG GTCCTCTGCAGCACCTTCCAAACAAACTCCGAGCAGCTACACTAACCCTGCCTACTTCATCTTTGAAGGCATATCTGTGGCACATAAGGTAGAGGAGCCCCCCCCTCAGCGGACGGACCCTCAACTGATCTGGTCTGGTAACGAGGCCTTGCAGCTCCCAAAAATCTCGGGGCGCCCAGGCTTTGACAGGAGACCCTGCCGTAGATCAGACTTTACAGAGATTGAAATCCCAGCCCTTCTGCCCCAGTACACATCAACTAATGACCTTCACACTCCCCAAATAAACTCCTCCTATCAGCTTTTCCCAGCTAAAACCCCCTCTCCCGTTCCTCCACGCTCAACAAATGTCCTTCTGAAGTACCAGGAACAGACATCGCAGCCAAGAGACAAAACCCAGGCCAAAAAGGCTGTTCAGGACTCTATTCTGCCAGAGAATAACCTGGCCAGCCTGTATATGAATCACTCCGCAATCATCAGGGAAAAAACCAAAAGGGATCAACATCATCTCACAGAAAAGGCCCTTCCTGTCCACACAGCCAAGACACCACTGCCTTTGCCCTACTCCTCCAAGCACCTGGCACTCTCGCAGGCCGCCGTTCCCTGGATAGTGACTCCGTCAGTGCAGCCGTCTGGACGCACGGGAGACAACTCCCTCACTGCTTTGCAAATTGCCAAGTCCCTCAGCGAAGTTGACTTCTTccccacagagcagagaggccCATCAGTACCCAGCCACAGACAAAACTATAGAAACGGGCCGACCCTGCATGGAGACAGAGGCTGGATGAAGGAG GCGTGTGTCCTCCGAGGTGCACCAGAGACTGTACGCGAGCTGCTGAGCGCTCTGGGCCTCCAGAAATACACCCTGGGACTTAGCCTCAATGGTTGGGATGATCTGGATTACTTTAG CGGCATCACTGAGGAGGATCTACTCGCTGCAGGAGTCTCAAATGCTTCACACAGACGCATGATCCTCGAGAACCTGCCAAAAAACTGGAACTGA
- the sox3 gene encoding transcription factor Sox-3 translates to MYNMMETEIKTPLPQSNSGSAPGAKNNSASDQERVKRPMNAFMVWSRGQRRKMAQENPKMHNSEISKRLGADWKLLTDAEKRPFIDEAKRLRAMHMKEHPDYKYRPRRKTKTLLKKDKYSLPGGLLAPGANAVNNSVSVGQRMDGYAHMNGWTNSAYSLMQDQLAYPQHHGMNSPQIPQMHRYEMAGLQYPMMSSAQTYMNAASTYSMSPAYTQQSTNAMGLSSMASVCKTEPSSPPPAITSHSQRACLGDLRDMISMYLPPGGDSAEHSSLQSSRLHSVHPHYQTAGTGVNGTLPLTHI, encoded by the coding sequence ATGTATAACATGATGGAAACCGAGATCAAGACCCCGCTCCCGCAGTCCAACTCGGGCTCGGCGCCGGGCGCAAAGAACAACAGCGCCAGCGACCAGGAGCGCGTGAAGCGGCCGATGAACGCGTTCATGGTGTGGTCGCGCGGGCAGCGGCGGAAGATGGCACAGGAGAACCCCAAAATGCACAACTCCGAAATCAGCAAGCGGCTCGGCGCCGACTGGAAACTTCTGACCGACGCCGAAAAGCGGCCGTTCATCGACGAGGCCAAGCGGCTGCGCGCCATGCACATGAAGGAGCATCCGGATTATAAATACCGTCCCCGCAGGAAGACCAAGACTTTGCTCAAGAAAGACAAGTACTCTTTGCCCGGAGGTCTGCTGGCGCCTGGAGCCAACGCCGTCAACAACTCGGTGTCGGTGGGCCAGCGGATGGACGGTTACGCGCACATGAACGGCTGGACGAACAGCGCGTACTCCCTCATGCAGGACCAGCTGGCCTACCCGCAGCATCACGGCATGAACAGCCCGCAGATCCCGCAGATGCACCGGTACGAGATGGCGGGGCTCCAGTACCCCATGATGTCGTCGGCGCAGACCTACATGAACGCGGCGTCCACGTACAGCATGTCCCCGGCGTACACGCAGCAGAGCACCAACGCCATGGGCCTGAGCTCCATGGCGTCCGTGTGCAAGACCGAGCCGAGCTCGCCGCCGCCGGCGATCACGTCCCACTCTCAGCGGGCGTGTTTGGGGGACCTGCGGGATATGATAAGCATGTACCTGCCTCCCGGCGGGGACAGCGCGGAGCATTCCTCCCTCCAGAGCAGCCGGTTACACAGCGTCCATCCGCATTATCAGACCGCAGGGACGGGCGTCAATGGGACGCTACCGCTCACTCACATCTGA
- the arr3b gene encoding arrestin 3b, retinal (X-arrestin), whose protein sequence is MTKVFRKTSGNGHITLFLAKRNFVDYVDSVEVVDGVIKVEPSGLNGRKVFVHLACTFHYGSDNVIGVALRKNIWIESIQVYPSTGENKTKSPTLESLLRKAGEHGCPFSFQMPTNLPCSVALQPGPNSNSQAYGVEFEVKGYIATAAVSANEVIDKKDTCHLMIRKIQFAPADNKPGFKVCVCKRLMTDKTLHLDASLEREIYYHGDPVTVNIKVNNETTKVVKKIKVSIEQLTNVVLYSSDTYIKTVCSEESVETINVNSTFEKSFQITPLLSNNKDKWGLAMDGCLKDEKTHLASTTLNQRDNEMQGIFVSYQVKVSLVLSGGGLLGGLKGRDVTVELPLTLMSPVPAGDSMEL, encoded by the exons ATGACAAA GGTATTTAGGAAGACCAGTGGCAATGGACAT ATTACCCTGTTCTTGGCGAAGAGAAACTTTGTGGACTACGTGGATTCAGTTGAAGTAGTTG ATGGTGTGATAAAAGTAGAACCTTCTGGTCTAAATGGAAGAAAAG TATTTGTCCACCTTGCTTGTACTTTCCACTATGGGAGCGACAATGTCATTGGTGTGGCCTTGAGGAAAAACATCTGGATAGAGTCCATACAGGTGTATCCATCTACAGGcgaaaacaaaactaaatcacCAACGCTAGAATCTCTACTGAGGAAAGCTGGAGAGCATGGTTGTCCCTTTTCCTTCCAG ATGCCGACAAACCTTCCATGCTCAGTCGCCTTACAGCCTGGGCCAAACAGCAACAGCCAG GCTTACGGTGTAGAGTTTGAGGTTAAAGGCTACATTGCCACTGCAGCTGTCAGTGCAAATGAAGTCATTGACAAGAA GGATACTTGCCATCTGATGATTCGTAAAATACAGTTTGCACCAGCTGACAACAAACCTGGATTTAAAGTTTGTGTGTGCAAGCGGTTGATGACTGACAAAACACTCCACTTGGACGCCTCCCTTGAAAGAGAG ATTTATTATCATGGAGATCCAGTCACTGTCAACATAAAAGTCAACAATGAAACCACAAAGGTTGTGAAGAAAATCAAAGTCTCGA TTGAACAGCTGACAAATGTGGTTCTCTACTCATCTGACACTTACATCAAGACTGTCTGCTCTGAGGAGTCTGT AGAGACTATAAATGTCAACTCTACATTTGAAAAGTCCTTCCAAATAACCCCTTTGCTGTccaacaacaaagataaatgggGTCTTGCCATGGATGGATGTCTGAAAGATGAAAAAACCCACCTAGCATCCACAACCCT AAATCAAAGAGACAATGAGATGCAGGGAATCTTTGTCTCCTATCAAGTCAAAGTCAGTCTAGTGCTGTCCGGGGGAGG CCTACTGGGTGGTCTGAAAGGAAG GGATGTCACTGTGGAGCTTCCTTTGACTTTGATGTCCCCAGTGCCTGCAG GTGATTCCATGGAGTTGTGA